The Bacteroidota bacterium genome contains a region encoding:
- a CDS encoding helix-turn-helix domain-containing protein codes for MEKQSIVLYSIPIDELITMIRENVRLELQNYKPAVSEEEELIDSKEACKILGISLVTLHFWRIDGKVKYYRISTRIRFKRKELMEALETCWRYKR; via the coding sequence ATGGAAAAGCAAAGCATCGTACTCTACTCTATACCTATTGATGAACTTATTACAATGATAAGAGAAAATGTAAGACTAGAATTGCAAAATTATAAACCAGCTGTATCTGAAGAAGAGGAATTAATAGATTCAAAAGAAGCGTGTAAAATTCTAGGAATTTCTCTTGTAACTCTTCATTTTTGGCGAATTGATGGGAAAGTAAAATACTATAGAATTAGTACACGAATAAGGTTCAAGAGGAAGGAGTTGATGGAAGCTTTGGAAACTTGCTGGAGGTATAAGAGATAA